The Armatimonadota bacterium DNA window CGGAACTCGTCGCGGCGATCGAAGATTTCATCCGGGTCAACAACGAGAATCCCAAACCGTTCGTCTGGACGAAAAAGGTCGATGCTATCTTGGAGAAGGTCGCCCATTGTAAAGCCATCATCGGGACACTACACTACCTGCCCTTCGTCACGCCCCTCGTGTTTCTGCTATGCAAGGCTCCCTTCGCGTCAAGACGCTCTATTAGGACGCCCACAGTCCAGTCGCCCTAGCTTGACTTAGCACTGCTTCGGCGCTATAGTGCCTAAGTTGGGTGTTGTTGCCAGTCCAGCAAGAGGAATCCTGCCATGCCGTACCACGTCCGAATCACGACTAAGTCAAATCCGTCGCACGATGAGGTCAAGCTGGACTTGACGAAACCGCAGTTGACGAAGCGTTTCGTCGAGCCATATTGCAGGGGCCGTCCCATCGTGAGTGGGGGCAAGACGATAACGACGGATGACATCGAGCGGATACAGATAAGCTTCACTGAACAACTCTCAGAGATGCTATTGCCTCTCATCAGGAAGGAGCGCCAAGCCAGTATCGTCCAGACCCTAATTCCTGACGAATGGTATGTCGCTGAAAATGGGAAAGACGTGACCGATGATTTCATCACCGGCCCGGCCGGGACCGCGACACCTTCGGCCGATTCCACTACGCCGCCCGCTACCGTAGACCCTCGTTACGTTCTAGTCATCCACGGTCGCGATGCAAAGGCCCGCACTGCTCTCTTTCAGTTCCTCCGCTTAATCAACTTACACCCAATCGAATGGTCGGAGGCCAGAAAGGCTACCGGCGAGCCTTCCCCTCATATCACGGCGATCCTCGAGAAGGCGTTCTCTATGGCCAAAGCCGTCGTCGTCCTGATGACCGGTGATGATGAAGCTCGCCTTCGTCCCTCTTTGTACGCAAAGAAGGACCCAAAGTACGAGACAACCCTAACGCCACAACCCAGACAGAATGTACTGTTCGAGGCCGGAATGGCTATGGGCCTCCACCCTAGCAGAACAGTCCTGGTACAGCTCGGCCCTATGCGACCATTTTCGGACATTAGCGGGCTTCACCTCGTCATACTGAACAACTCCAGCGAGACGCGCCAGGAACTTGCCTCGCGTCTCCAGGATTGCGGCTGCCTCGTCAACCTGACGGGCACCGACTGGCATAAAGCCGGTGCCTTTACCGTCAAGGAAACCCGTACAAACCGCCCTCTCACGACGACGACCCCTGACCGCCATGCCACCGCAGGCGCGGGTGAACGCGACCTTCAGGAGAAGGACGCGCGCCAAACGCGCCACAAGCCTCAAGCGCCATATGCCCCTCAGGCCTACGACACGAGAGTATACCCGGCCTATCTCGAACCCATGCTTCGGCAGGGCGGCGATCTTGTTGATGACGCGGACGCCACGTCTGGCCGAGTGTGGCATGTTCCCCCATACGGCCAATCTTCTCCAAACCTATACGGTCCTTACAAGACTCTTCGCGTCGGCAATTACCGCGTTG harbors:
- a CDS encoding nucleotide-binding protein translates to MPYHVRITTKSNPSHDEVKLDLTKPQLTKRFVEPYCRGRPIVSGGKTITTDDIERIQISFTEQLSEMLLPLIRKERQASIVQTLIPDEWYVAENGKDVTDDFITGPAGTATPSADSTTPPATVDPRYVLVIHGRDAKARTALFQFLRLINLHPIEWSEARKATGEPSPHITAILEKAFSMAKAVVVLMTGDDEARLRPSLYAKKDPKYETTLTPQPRQNVLFEAGMAMGLHPSRTVLVQLGPMRPFSDISGLHLVILNNSSETRQELASRLQDCGCLVNLTGTDWHKAGAFTVKETRTNRPLTTTTPDRHATAGAGERDLQEKDARQTRHKPQAPYAPQAYDTRVYPAYLEPMLRQGGDLVDDADATSGRVWHVPPYGQSSPNLYGPYKTLRVGNYRVVFWMKMNPDPARPGQGRISCDIAYSKGDSFKVLKEEPNVKPPPPGRYEQRSLIFDVREEMKDARFEFRVFQREPGIELWVDKITITRL